One Myxococcota bacterium genomic region harbors:
- a CDS encoding PaaI family thioesterase, which translates to MSTPKPPSPSNHANIAGREEPLRALTDAVRTLVRVVTTNTGDRAWTEAAARDVASLAERLSEGLPDEAPPRYGALRAPETSEQLFPYDPVLGPYNPLALPVEVDWEPPKAVGRAVFDTPYEGPPGCVHGAVIAAVFDQVFNVANIFSGQAGPTANLSLRYRRPTPLDRPLRFEAWVEGVEGRRLTSRGALLCADEVTVEAEGLFIVTDASRILDGLAENRSRVR; encoded by the coding sequence ATGAGCACGCCGAAGCCGCCGTCGCCCAGCAACCACGCCAACATCGCCGGGCGCGAGGAGCCGCTGCGCGCCCTCACCGACGCGGTGCGAACGCTGGTGCGGGTCGTCACGACCAACACCGGTGATCGCGCCTGGACCGAAGCCGCGGCCCGCGACGTCGCGTCCCTCGCGGAGCGCCTCTCCGAGGGGCTCCCCGACGAAGCGCCGCCGCGCTACGGCGCCCTGCGCGCGCCCGAGACCAGCGAACAACTCTTCCCCTATGACCCGGTGCTCGGCCCCTACAACCCGCTGGCGCTGCCGGTCGAGGTCGACTGGGAGCCACCGAAAGCGGTGGGCCGCGCCGTCTTCGATACGCCCTACGAGGGCCCGCCGGGCTGCGTGCACGGTGCCGTGATCGCCGCCGTCTTCGATCAGGTGTTCAACGTCGCCAACATCTTCAGCGGTCAGGCCGGGCCGACCGCGAATCTGTCGCTGCGCTATCGACGACCCACGCCGCTCGACCGCCCGCTGCGCTTCGAAGCCTGGGTCGAAGGGGTCGAGGGCCGCCGCCTGACCAGTCGGGGGGCGCTGCTGTGCGCCGACGAAGTCACGGTCGAGGCAGAGGGTCTCTTCATCGTGACCGACGCCTCGCGGATTCTCGACGGCCTCGCCGAGAACCGCAGCCGCGTCCGTTAG
- a CDS encoding MBOAT family O-acyltransferase, with translation MLFFDFAFLYAFLPVALGVYYALPARARNGWLFVASSLFYASSSLRFLPLLWLSVLVDYAAGEGLARAEGARARKRWLLLSLGVNLGILAFFKYAGFLTLNLRALFGEGQVPLLEAALPIGISFYTFQSMSYTIDLYRGRIQRVRSIVDFAAYVTMFPQLIAGPIVRFSHLESQLREREHDVERFASGLYTFVVGLAKKLLVADTLAALAAPLFAAGSPGFFDAWLAMLLFAGQIYFDFSGYSDMAVGLGRLFGFELPRNFDAPYRATSFSDFWRRWHITLSSWLRDYLYIPLGGNRRGALRTAVNLAVTMLLGGLWHGASWNFVLWGGLHGALLGIERALRGVVAVPPLAVRRALVFVAVVLAWTPFKLETFGETVIWWSAMAGLSGWGQADLPRVLGVGVFLALVWMPPLVLAERPRFRVRDAWIVASLFVAALLVGYGNLDPSPFLYFRF, from the coding sequence GTGCTCTTCTTCGATTTCGCGTTCCTGTACGCGTTCCTGCCGGTTGCGCTGGGGGTCTACTACGCGCTGCCGGCGCGGGCGCGCAACGGCTGGCTCTTCGTCGCGAGCAGCCTCTTCTACGCGAGCTCGAGCCTGCGCTTCCTGCCCCTACTGTGGCTGTCAGTGCTGGTCGACTACGCGGCCGGCGAAGGATTGGCGCGGGCCGAAGGCGCGCGGGCGCGAAAGCGTTGGCTCCTGCTCTCGCTGGGCGTGAACCTCGGCATCCTCGCCTTCTTCAAGTACGCCGGATTTCTCACGCTGAATCTCCGCGCGCTCTTCGGGGAAGGGCAGGTCCCGCTCCTCGAGGCGGCGCTCCCGATCGGCATCTCCTTCTACACGTTCCAGTCGATGAGCTACACGATCGACCTCTACCGGGGTCGTATCCAGCGGGTGCGCTCGATCGTCGACTTCGCCGCGTACGTCACGATGTTCCCGCAGCTCATCGCGGGTCCGATCGTGCGCTTCTCCCACCTCGAGTCGCAGCTGCGCGAACGAGAGCACGACGTCGAGCGTTTCGCGTCGGGCCTCTACACCTTCGTGGTGGGCCTCGCCAAGAAACTCCTCGTTGCGGATACGCTCGCAGCGCTCGCCGCTCCGCTCTTTGCGGCGGGCTCGCCGGGCTTCTTCGACGCCTGGCTCGCGATGCTGCTCTTCGCGGGCCAGATCTACTTCGACTTCTCGGGCTACTCGGACATGGCCGTTGGACTCGGACGCCTGTTCGGCTTCGAGCTCCCGCGCAACTTCGACGCACCCTACCGCGCCACGTCCTTCTCCGACTTCTGGCGGCGCTGGCACATCACGCTGTCATCGTGGCTGCGCGATTACCTCTACATCCCCCTCGGCGGCAACCGCCGCGGCGCACTGCGCACCGCCGTGAACCTCGCCGTGACGATGCTGCTCGGCGGGCTCTGGCACGGGGCGAGCTGGAACTTCGTGCTCTGGGGCGGCCTTCACGGCGCGCTGCTCGGGATCGAACGCGCGCTGCGCGGCGTGGTGGCGGTGCCCCCGCTCGCAGTGCGCCGCGCCCTCGTGTTCGTCGCGGTCGTCCTCGCGTGGACGCCGTTCAAGCTGGAGACCTTCGGCGAGACGGTGATCTGGTGGAGCGCGATGGCCGGACTCTCGGGCTGGGGACAGGCCGACCTGCCGCGCGTGCTCGGGGTCGGCGTCTTCCTGGCCCTCGTCTGGATGCCACCGCTCGTTCTCGCCGAACGGCCACGCTTTCGCGTGCGCGACGCCTGGATCGTGGCCTCCCTCTTCGTGGCCGCCCTGCTCGTGGGCTACGGCAACCTCGACCCCTCCCCCTTCCTCTACTTCCGGTTCTAG
- the tatC gene encoding twin-arginine translocase subunit TatC, whose product MDETKLPITEHLAELRNRLIWILAAWVIGAAGAWNFSEQIFAWLLAPAVEALGEGERTLQAIAPTEIFFTYLKCALLAGFIFALPVIFWHIWGFVAPGLYPSEKNAIVPFVVVSTFLFVGGAIFGYSQVFPLMFDFFTNFDSEFVQSAWTMREVFALTTRLFLAFGIAFEMPVFVFFLSITGIVDAATLWRGTPYAVVIVFVVAAILTPPDWVSQVFLGIPMVLLYLVGVGVAYIFGATRRSDVEEAGPQASGS is encoded by the coding sequence ATGGATGAGACCAAGCTTCCGATCACGGAGCATCTCGCCGAGCTGCGCAACCGCCTGATCTGGATCCTGGCCGCGTGGGTGATCGGCGCGGCGGGCGCCTGGAACTTCAGCGAGCAGATCTTCGCTTGGCTGCTCGCACCCGCCGTCGAGGCGCTCGGCGAAGGCGAGCGCACCCTGCAGGCGATCGCGCCCACCGAGATCTTCTTCACCTATCTCAAATGCGCGTTGCTCGCGGGCTTCATCTTCGCCCTACCCGTGATCTTCTGGCACATCTGGGGCTTCGTCGCGCCGGGCCTCTACCCCAGCGAGAAGAACGCGATCGTCCCGTTCGTGGTGGTCTCGACCTTCCTCTTCGTGGGCGGAGCGATCTTCGGGTACAGCCAGGTGTTCCCGCTGATGTTCGACTTCTTCACGAACTTCGACAGCGAGTTCGTGCAATCCGCGTGGACGATGCGCGAGGTCTTCGCGCTGACGACGCGCCTCTTCCTCGCCTTTGGCATCGCTTTCGAGATGCCCGTCTTCGTGTTCTTCCTGTCGATCACGGGCATCGTCGATGCCGCCACCCTCTGGCGCGGCACGCCCTATGCAGTCGTCATCGTCTTCGTCGTCGCGGCGATCCTCACGCCGCCGGATTGGGTGAGCCAGGTCTTCCTGGGCATCCCGATGGTCCTGCTCTACCTGGTGGGCGTGGGCGTCGCGTACATCTTCGGCGCGACCCGCCGCTCCGACGTCGAGGAAGCCGGTCCCCAGGCCTCCGGGTCCTGA
- the tatB gene encoding Sec-independent protein translocase protein TatB: MFGIGMTELMVVFVIGLVVLGPKRLPELARSLGKSMAEFRRASNEMRREFMSVTEEARIEPPPLEPATPSPPPTDGPVSTEAAQASAGSAQPAPAESTQAASASPAKPASGTAQDG; this comes from the coding sequence ATGTTCGGCATCGGCATGACCGAGCTGATGGTGGTGTTCGTGATCGGTTTGGTGGTGCTCGGACCGAAGCGCCTCCCCGAACTGGCGCGTTCGCTCGGCAAGAGCATGGCGGAGTTCCGTCGCGCCTCGAATGAGATGCGCCGCGAGTTCATGAGCGTCACGGAAGAGGCGCGAATCGAACCGCCGCCGCTCGAACCAGCCACGCCCAGCCCGCCGCCCACCGACGGGCCGGTCAGCACCGAAGCGGCGCAGGCGAGCGCGGGCTCCGCACAACCGGCACCGGCAGAATCCACGCAAGCGGCGTCGGCGAGCCCTGCGAAGCCGGCGTCGGGCACCGCCCAAGATGGATGA
- a CDS encoding FAD-dependent oxidoreductase: MHEHLMAPGRIGPMELSNRILMAAMGAELGDEGGFVNDRQIAYYAARARGGAGCIVLETSAVAYPRGATAASQIGLSDDRFLPGLTKLAAAIHAEGAKAAVQFTHHGKTSRVDTAEGRALLVPSVPRFHGAMDMAGQVTRVELEAMIAASGGKKPEYHEATPEDLDELVECFADAAARVERAGFDGIEIHAAHGYILSSFLSPAWNFREDAYGGDHGARSRLLAEVITAIKARTEGRVAVWCRIDAKEYRIPGGIELEEALQTAQVAEAAGADAIHVSAYADPTSGAGFTDGPLVDRAGAYLDYAKAVKGCVSVPVIAVGRVESDVADRVIADGGADFVAMARKLLADPDLPRKLAEGTPERVRPCIYCYQCVAQAFFDRPVICSVNAETGREHEVVPRLGTPVAEPKHVLVVGGGPAGLEAARVASLRGHRVTLCEKQSRLGGTLFFAGLVYEPNERLANWLAAEARAAGSTIHLDTEATPEWIRGQTPDIVLVATGAERALPDVPGADGDHVFSGDDLRGLLTGDAGAEAAGQKLGWAQRAAVRAGRALGVTDSASQLRELSKRWMPLGKRVTVLGGGLVGLELAEFLAERGREVTVLEEGRDFAPEMAMPRRWRILDELRTHGVTLRARTRLVRIEPDAVVVEHDEKSDRWPADAVVVATGVSGKRSLADAIAPHVPEVRVIGDADGVGYIHGAIRAGFDAALEV, translated from the coding sequence GTGCACGAACACCTGATGGCGCCGGGACGGATCGGCCCGATGGAGCTCTCGAACCGGATCCTGATGGCCGCGATGGGAGCGGAGCTGGGCGACGAGGGTGGCTTCGTCAACGATCGCCAGATCGCCTACTACGCCGCGCGCGCACGGGGTGGCGCCGGTTGCATCGTGCTCGAGACTTCGGCGGTCGCCTATCCGCGCGGCGCGACCGCGGCCTCGCAGATCGGGCTCTCGGACGACCGCTTCCTCCCGGGCCTCACGAAGCTCGCCGCTGCGATCCACGCCGAGGGGGCGAAGGCGGCCGTGCAGTTCACCCACCATGGGAAGACGTCGCGCGTCGACACGGCGGAAGGACGCGCACTGCTGGTTCCGTCGGTGCCGCGCTTCCACGGCGCGATGGACATGGCCGGGCAGGTCACGCGCGTCGAGCTCGAAGCGATGATCGCGGCCTCCGGCGGCAAGAAGCCCGAGTACCATGAAGCCACCCCCGAAGACCTCGACGAACTGGTCGAGTGCTTCGCTGACGCAGCCGCGCGCGTCGAACGCGCGGGCTTCGACGGCATCGAGATCCACGCCGCGCACGGCTACATCCTGTCCTCGTTCCTGTCGCCTGCCTGGAACTTCCGCGAGGACGCGTATGGCGGCGACCACGGTGCGCGCTCTCGCTTGCTCGCCGAAGTGATCACGGCCATCAAGGCGCGCACCGAGGGTCGCGTCGCCGTCTGGTGTCGCATCGACGCGAAGGAGTACCGGATCCCGGGTGGGATCGAACTCGAGGAAGCGCTGCAGACCGCTCAGGTCGCCGAAGCGGCGGGCGCCGACGCAATTCACGTCAGCGCCTACGCCGACCCGACGAGTGGTGCGGGCTTCACCGACGGACCGCTCGTCGATCGCGCGGGCGCCTACCTCGACTACGCCAAGGCAGTGAAGGGTTGCGTATCGGTGCCGGTGATCGCCGTCGGGCGCGTCGAGAGCGACGTGGCCGATCGGGTGATCGCCGACGGCGGTGCCGACTTCGTCGCCATGGCGCGCAAGCTGCTCGCCGACCCGGACCTCCCGCGGAAGTTGGCCGAGGGAACCCCGGAGCGCGTCCGCCCCTGCATCTATTGCTACCAGTGCGTGGCCCAGGCCTTCTTCGATCGCCCGGTGATCTGCTCGGTGAACGCGGAGACCGGTCGCGAACACGAGGTGGTCCCGAGGCTCGGGACCCCTGTCGCCGAGCCCAAGCACGTGCTCGTCGTCGGAGGTGGGCCCGCCGGACTCGAGGCCGCGCGCGTCGCGTCGCTGCGCGGACACCGAGTGACCCTCTGCGAGAAGCAGTCCCGGCTCGGGGGCACCCTCTTCTTTGCGGGACTCGTCTACGAACCGAACGAGCGCCTCGCCAACTGGCTCGCGGCCGAGGCACGCGCAGCAGGTTCGACGATCCATCTCGATACCGAAGCCACGCCCGAATGGATTCGAGGGCAGACACCGGACATCGTGCTGGTCGCCACCGGTGCGGAACGCGCACTGCCCGACGTCCCCGGGGCCGACGGCGACCACGTCTTCAGCGGCGACGACCTGCGCGGCCTGTTGACCGGCGACGCGGGCGCCGAAGCCGCCGGTCAGAAGCTCGGCTGGGCCCAGCGCGCAGCAGTGCGTGCCGGGCGGGCCCTCGGCGTCACCGACAGCGCCAGCCAGCTGCGCGAACTCTCGAAGCGCTGGATGCCCCTCGGCAAGCGGGTCACCGTCCTCGGCGGCGGTCTGGTTGGCCTCGAGCTGGCCGAGTTCCTCGCGGAACGCGGGCGGGAAGTCACGGTCCTCGAGGAGGGCCGCGACTTCGCCCCCGAGATGGCGATGCCCCGGCGTTGGCGGATCCTCGACGAGCTGCGCACGCACGGCGTGACGCTGCGGGCCCGCACCCGGCTGGTTCGGATCGAACCGGACGCCGTAGTGGTCGAGCACGACGAGAAGTCGGATCGCTGGCCTGCGGATGCGGTCGTGGTCGCTACCGGCGTCTCGGGAAAGCGCTCGCTGGCCGACGCGATCGCGCCGCACGTTCCCGAGGTGCGCGTGATCGGTGACGCGGACGGGGTGGGCTACATCCACGGCGCGATCCGGGCCGGCTTCGACGCCGCCCTGGAGGTCTGA
- a CDS encoding FAD-dependent thymidylate synthase encodes MAVIDAGPRVQLRHATDEPYDDAIAAARTCYSPRVVSPAEITEQQRRNIGPLTYGGGHHTVFQHATFEFELSGISRQLVWSMLHGFPFYNTEQQSQRYVKLGEAEAHVPRGLDPEARQLYEASIERAWQAYRDLTDQLKPRTREILGDLWRLDARANRAFGKNVAREAEKKAIETARYVIPIACHTAMVYTISGLVLHRLRRMSRVGDVPVEAVDVIDRMVYCVEQLDPSFFGRVGDAPLTESEILETEWAPAGVGDPVAIEAFDKSLDGRTSRLIDWSARAPEVVADAIRHVVGKSDLDDADALALALDPRVNRYRVERLNVSTHAPAMRALAHAHYVFRKKLSHTADSQDQRHRTVPGSRPLLSRTVPLMPDVIEPDLIRDDPVSHQLFEDTVAAQWEARAALLDRGVSAEQALYVLPNALAVRFEESGTLLDLIHKWTMRSCLNAQSEIWQASMDEIEQVRGVHPSLMDHVGPPCVVRNGHARPRCTEGSHFCGVPVWRDFPNVERVL; translated from the coding sequence GTGGCGGTGATCGATGCGGGCCCGCGGGTGCAGTTGCGCCACGCGACGGACGAGCCCTACGACGACGCGATCGCCGCGGCACGCACCTGCTACTCGCCGCGCGTCGTCTCTCCCGCGGAGATCACCGAGCAGCAGCGCCGCAACATCGGCCCGCTGACCTACGGCGGCGGACACCATACGGTGTTCCAACACGCGACCTTCGAGTTCGAGCTGTCCGGGATCTCGCGGCAGCTCGTCTGGTCGATGCTCCACGGCTTTCCCTTCTACAACACCGAGCAACAGAGCCAGCGCTACGTGAAACTGGGCGAGGCCGAGGCTCACGTGCCGCGCGGGCTCGACCCCGAGGCCCGTCAGCTCTACGAAGCCTCGATCGAGCGCGCCTGGCAGGCCTACCGCGACCTCACCGACCAGCTCAAGCCGCGGACCCGCGAGATCCTCGGCGATCTCTGGCGCCTCGACGCCCGCGCCAATCGCGCCTTCGGCAAGAACGTGGCCCGCGAGGCCGAGAAGAAGGCGATCGAGACGGCGCGCTACGTGATCCCGATCGCCTGCCACACGGCGATGGTCTACACGATCTCCGGACTCGTCCTGCACCGCTTGCGACGCATGTCGCGCGTGGGCGACGTGCCCGTCGAAGCGGTCGATGTCATCGACCGCATGGTCTATTGCGTCGAGCAGCTCGACCCGAGCTTCTTCGGACGCGTCGGCGACGCGCCGCTCACCGAGAGCGAGATCCTCGAGACGGAATGGGCGCCCGCCGGTGTGGGCGACCCGGTCGCGATCGAGGCCTTCGACAAGTCCCTCGACGGACGGACCTCGCGCTTGATCGATTGGAGTGCGCGCGCCCCCGAGGTAGTGGCCGACGCGATTCGCCACGTCGTGGGAAAGAGCGATCTCGACGATGCGGATGCGCTGGCCCTGGCGCTGGACCCGCGGGTCAATCGCTACCGCGTGGAGCGCCTCAACGTCTCGACCCACGCGCCGGCGATGCGCGCCCTGGCCCACGCCCACTACGTGTTCCGCAAGAAGCTCTCGCATACGGCCGACTCCCAGGACCAGCGTCACCGCACGGTGCCCGGGTCGCGCCCGCTGCTCTCGCGCACCGTGCCGCTCATGCCCGACGTGATCGAGCCCGATCTGATCCGCGACGACCCGGTGAGCCACCAGCTCTTCGAAGACACGGTCGCCGCCCAGTGGGAGGCGCGCGCGGCCTTGCTCGACCGGGGCGTGTCCGCGGAGCAGGCGCTCTACGTCCTGCCGAACGCGCTGGCCGTGCGCTTCGAGGAGTCGGGCACCCTGCTCGACCTGATCCACAAGTGGACGATGCGCAGTTGCCTGAATGCGCAGAGCGAGATCTGGCAGGCGTCGATGGACGAGATCGAGCAGGTGCGCGGGGTCCATCCCAGCCTGATGGACCACGTCGGGCCTCCGTGTGTGGTGCGCAACGGGCACGCCCGGCCGCGCTGTACCGAGGGCTCCCACTTCTGCGGCGTGCCGGTCTGGCGCGACTTCCCGAACGTGGAGCGCGTGCTCTGA
- a CDS encoding GNAT family N-acetyltransferase — protein MRDPELRRAGVADRAEVSALWLALTEHHAAFDARYSLAAGARDEAGRLVEALLRDPDTAVYLAPGAGAAQALAIVRVAQAPPIHAERCRAEITDLFVAPEARRRGWGRRLVAETSAWARQRGAERMEVRVARSNPEGRAFWEACGYAAHMDVLDRRL, from the coding sequence ATGAGGGACCCCGAGCTGCGACGGGCGGGCGTCGCGGATCGTGCCGAGGTCAGCGCACTCTGGCTCGCCCTCACCGAGCACCACGCGGCCTTCGACGCTCGCTACTCCCTGGCCGCGGGCGCCCGAGACGAAGCCGGGCGGCTGGTGGAGGCGCTGCTCCGCGATCCGGACACGGCGGTCTACCTCGCCCCGGGCGCCGGGGCGGCCCAGGCCCTCGCCATCGTCCGGGTGGCTCAGGCACCCCCCATCCATGCCGAGCGCTGTCGCGCGGAGATCACGGATCTCTTCGTGGCTCCCGAGGCCCGACGGCGGGGTTGGGGCCGCCGCCTGGTCGCCGAGACCAGCGCCTGGGCGCGCCAGCGCGGGGCCGAGCGCATGGAGGTGCGGGTAGCCCGGTCGAATCCGGAGGGGCGCGCCTTCTGGGAGGCCTGCGGCTATGCCGCGCACATGGACGTGCTCGACCGCCGGCTGTAG
- a CDS encoding aminotransferase class I/II-fold pyridoxal phosphate-dependent enzyme, with protein MSPPPTHENILPLAQALNDRLEKAAPEVFGMLSALGRRLYFPKGILTQSAEAKQKAHRMNATIGIATEGGGPMHLPSVASHVDLPPAEVFPYAPPAGQQGLREAWREKALAENPGLRGRSFGLPIVTSAITHGLMLAGDLFVDPGDVIVLPDKLWGNYRLTFEVRLGARIATYPFFAGQGYDTKGFADALRAAGEQHEKVIVMLNFPNNPTGYMPTEAEGAAIVDALVAEAERGTRVLAILDDAYFGLFYHLGQESMTQSLFAHLVNRHPNLLALRLDGATKELFVWGLRCGFFTLGPGRADTADEVCDVIEAKVKGAIRSAISNIPQISQSLVSHALAAPTIDAERDAKIETLRARAEKVYAIANEPRFRESWNVYPFNSGYFMCVETLGVEAERLRVHLLDAFGIGTIATGTHDLRIAFSCLELDEIEPLFEALHQAIQELRSG; from the coding sequence ATGTCCCCTCCCCCCACCCACGAGAACATCCTCCCCCTCGCACAGGCCCTGAACGACCGCCTCGAGAAGGCCGCGCCGGAAGTCTTCGGCATGCTCTCGGCGCTCGGTCGTCGCCTGTACTTTCCGAAGGGGATCCTCACGCAGAGCGCCGAAGCGAAGCAGAAGGCGCACCGCATGAACGCGACGATCGGGATCGCCACCGAAGGCGGCGGCCCGATGCACTTGCCGAGCGTGGCGAGCCACGTCGACCTGCCGCCCGCCGAGGTCTTCCCGTACGCGCCGCCGGCCGGCCAGCAGGGCCTGCGCGAGGCCTGGCGCGAGAAGGCCCTCGCCGAGAACCCGGGGCTGCGCGGTCGCAGCTTCGGCCTCCCGATCGTCACGAGCGCGATCACCCACGGCCTGATGCTCGCGGGGGATCTCTTCGTGGACCCGGGCGACGTGATCGTCCTGCCCGACAAGCTCTGGGGCAACTACCGCCTGACCTTCGAGGTCCGGCTCGGTGCGCGGATCGCCACCTACCCGTTCTTCGCCGGCCAGGGCTACGACACGAAGGGCTTCGCCGATGCGCTGCGCGCGGCGGGTGAGCAGCACGAGAAGGTCATCGTGATGCTCAACTTCCCGAACAACCCGACGGGCTACATGCCGACCGAGGCCGAGGGCGCCGCGATCGTGGACGCGCTCGTTGCCGAGGCCGAGCGGGGCACCCGCGTCCTGGCAATCCTCGACGACGCCTACTTCGGTCTCTTCTACCACCTCGGCCAGGAGTCGATGACCCAGTCGCTGTTCGCGCACCTGGTGAATCGCCACCCGAACCTGCTCGCCCTCCGGCTCGACGGAGCCACCAAGGAGCTCTTCGTCTGGGGCCTGCGCTGTGGCTTCTTCACCCTCGGGCCCGGCCGGGCCGACACCGCGGACGAGGTCTGCGACGTGATCGAGGCGAAGGTGAAGGGCGCGATCCGCAGCGCCATCTCGAACATCCCCCAGATCTCCCAGTCGCTGGTCTCGCACGCTCTCGCGGCGCCGACGATCGACGCCGAGCGGGACGCGAAGATCGAGACCCTGCGCGCGCGGGCGGAGAAGGTGTACGCGATCGCGAACGAGCCTCGTTTCCGCGAGAGCTGGAACGTCTATCCGTTCAACAGCGGCTACTTCATGTGCGTGGAGACCCTGGGCGTCGAAGCCGAGCGGCTCCGCGTCCACCTGCTCGACGCCTTCGGGATCGGAACCATCGCGACCGGCACCCATGATCTGCGGATCGCGTTCTCGTGCCTCGAGCTCGACGAGATCGAGCCGCTCTTCGAGGCCCTCCACCAGGCCATTCAGGAACTACGTTCTGGCTGA